Within Massilia endophytica, the genomic segment GCGCTCATCTCGATGCGCATGCCAAGGCGCAGCGGCACGGGCTTGTGCTTGCCTGGCCATACGCCGTCCAGCAGCAGGCCATAGCGCGACACGTCCTCGATCTCGAAGCCGTGCGCGCCGCGCCGGATGATGGCGTGGCGGCCGGACAGGCGGCGCGTCAGGCCGCCGGTTTCCTGGCCGTTGGCGCTGTAGTGAGTGAGCAGGGCGTGCGCTTCCGGATCGACCAGCTCGAAGCGGCCGAAGATGCATTCATCGAGCGCGAACAGGCGGATATGGCGCTGCATGCCCGCCTCCGGCGCCGCATTCACGATGCTGGCGGCGCGGCTGGGGAAGGGGTGGGCAGGACCGGCAGGCGGCATGTCGATCTCGATCAGGTCCTCGTCCCACGCAATGGTGGAGAAGCCCAGGTCCACCTTGCCCTGCGGCGCACCCAAGTCCAGGTGGGCGATGCCTGCATTGCGCGCGGTGACGTCGATGTCCATGCTCTCGCCGCCCTGTGCGGACACGCGGGCAATCGAAGCATCGTCCGCCATCACGCGTACGTTCTTGTGGGTGCTGAGGAAGATGCGGTGGATCTCGGTGAGCGATGCATCCAGGCGCGGCACCAGGATCACGAAGGTGCATTCCCATTTGCGTTCCGGCTGGCCCGGCGCGCGGCTCACCACTTCCATATTGATCTGGTACTGGCCATGCTCCTTGCCGCGCGAGGAGAACTCCGCGAACACGGGACGCCAGCCGCCATCGACCGACCGCACGAACTGCTGGCGCGAGCTGCCGTTCGGGATCAGTTCGGAATTGAGCTGGATGGCCAGCTGCGGCGCACAATCCTGCGGCATGCCGCGCAGTTCCATCTTGAGGGTTTGCCGTCCGCCCGCTGCGCGCGGATCGAAGCCGCTGATATGCAGTTGCGGACGCGGAGCGCGCATCGCGCCGGCATAGTTCGCGGCGGGCGATTCCTGCACGCTGCGCGC encodes:
- a CDS encoding FHA domain-containing protein, giving the protein MNKCCNTDHPHCTLWVMPGERVCEGGHQQPAAPALPASYDLLKGARGAAGMQPSVARSVQESPAANYAGAMRAPRPQLHISGFDPRAAGGRQTLKMELRGMPQDCAPQLAIQLNSELIPNGSSRQQFVRSVDGGWRPVFAEFSSRGKEHGQYQINMEVVSRAPGQPERKWECTFVILVPRLDASLTEIHRIFLSTHKNVRVMADDASIARVSAQGGESMDIDVTARNAGIAHLDLGAPQGKVDLGFSTIAWDEDLIEIDMPPAGPAHPFPSRAASIVNAAPEAGMQRHIRLFALDECIFGRFELVDPEAHALLTHYSANGQETGGLTRRLSGRHAIIRRGAHGFEIEDVSRYGLLLDGVWPGKHKPVPLRLGMRIEMSASIKGIAVLTVSAIMPHGVVLHRIDEGATAECFVVLAPDTHPGYPVARFQAAPNAAALPLLMHHNGGFWHLDQLTGKETALAPTVQLDKLSRMQKLTRFASDAYPEHWIIRTSGVDHATVSAHELHTA